From Agromyces sp. SYSU T00194, a single genomic window includes:
- a CDS encoding glycosyltransferase family 39 protein, whose protein sequence is MREAVEPSVPAAAERPRRPGPTRADTFAPLLLGSAAAVVAAVGAARPSAWYDELASMSGAERALGSLFAMAGSTDVVHVAYYVLLHLWVEAFGGDVATLRLLSAIAVGTATAGVVLLARLLVDRRTAWIAGALLVVLPRVAWAGVEARSYALVLALSVWLSVVFVFALRSRRRWWWVLYVAGAVATALLFLFGFGIVLAHLAYALYVALTRRDPSVLVRPAVAIALASALVLPWGLVAQRQADRLGGTRPVGLGTWADVFVDQWFVGGPLVGVLLALAVVASVAYLLRRGGFGSAERDGLAFGLAVAAVPTASVLLLALAVDVYQPRYLAFTAFGIALAAAVPLARIPDRAAIAVVTGLVLAVLPAWLGQRTLTAKGVDWSSTCATLDRMHRPGDAILFNTPYDVSSYTSLMRIDCGPVVDRFQDPSLVEDRRSADTLWDRRLRWQRLPDGSMDGYDRILYVTDLDVPLPPLQDGSDTVRVIAGTGFEVVGSRLGPISGVYVLEPSGG, encoded by the coding sequence GTGAGGGAAGCAGTGGAGCCGTCGGTACCGGCCGCCGCCGAACGACCTCGCCGCCCGGGCCCCACGCGGGCGGACACGTTCGCGCCGCTGCTGCTGGGCTCCGCTGCAGCCGTCGTCGCCGCCGTCGGCGCGGCACGGCCGTCCGCGTGGTACGACGAGCTCGCGAGCATGTCCGGTGCCGAGCGCGCACTCGGCAGCCTGTTCGCCATGGCCGGCTCCACCGATGTCGTGCACGTCGCCTACTACGTGCTCCTGCACCTCTGGGTGGAGGCGTTCGGGGGCGACGTCGCGACGCTTCGCCTCCTCTCGGCGATCGCGGTCGGCACGGCGACCGCGGGCGTCGTACTGCTCGCACGACTGCTGGTCGACCGGCGCACGGCCTGGATCGCCGGCGCGCTCCTGGTCGTCCTGCCCCGGGTCGCCTGGGCCGGCGTCGAGGCGCGGTCCTACGCGCTCGTCCTGGCCCTCTCGGTCTGGCTCAGCGTGGTCTTCGTGTTCGCGCTGCGGTCGCGCCGCCGATGGTGGTGGGTGCTGTACGTGGCCGGCGCCGTCGCGACCGCGCTCCTCTTCCTCTTCGGTTTCGGCATCGTCCTCGCGCACCTCGCGTACGCCCTCTACGTCGCCCTCACCAGGCGCGATCCGTCGGTGCTGGTGCGGCCCGCCGTCGCCATCGCGCTGGCCTCGGCGCTCGTGCTGCCCTGGGGACTCGTCGCACAGCGGCAGGCGGATCGCCTCGGCGGGACGCGTCCCGTGGGGCTCGGCACGTGGGCGGACGTCTTCGTCGACCAGTGGTTCGTCGGCGGTCCGCTCGTCGGGGTGCTGCTCGCACTGGCCGTGGTCGCATCGGTCGCCTACCTGCTCCGACGGGGCGGATTCGGGAGCGCCGAGCGCGACGGGCTCGCCTTCGGACTCGCGGTGGCAGCGGTTCCGACGGCGTCCGTGCTGCTGTTGGCGCTCGCGGTCGACGTGTACCAGCCGCGCTACCTCGCGTTCACGGCCTTCGGGATCGCGCTCGCTGCCGCGGTCCCGCTCGCGCGGATCCCCGACCGAGCGGCGATCGCGGTGGTCACCGGCCTCGTCCTCGCCGTCCTGCCGGCGTGGCTCGGGCAGCGGACCCTGACCGCGAAGGGCGTCGACTGGAGCAGCACGTGCGCGACGCTCGACCGCATGCACCGGCCCGGCGATGCAATCCTGTTCAACACCCCCTACGACGTGTCGTCGTACACCTCGCTCATGCGCATCGACTGCGGTCCGGTCGTCGACCGATTCCAGGATCCCTCCCTCGTGGAGGACCGGCGGAGCGCGGACACGCTCTGGGACCGGCGGCTCCGCTGGCAGAGGCTCCCGGACGGCAGCATGGACGGATACGACCGCATCCTCTACGTGACCGACCTCGACGTGCCGCTGCCGCCGCTGCAGGACGGCTCCGACACCGTGCGCGTGATCGCCGGCACCGGGTTCGAGGTCGTGGGGTCCCGGCTCGGACCGATCAGCGGCGTCTACGTGCTCGAGCCCTCGGGCGGATGA
- a CDS encoding glycosyltransferase family 2 protein encodes MKVFVQIPCLNEEETLPLVLENIPRSIPGVDEIEILVIDDGSTDRTVEVARAHGVRHFVRHTRNMGLAQSFHDGVEYALSHGADIVVNTDGDNQYPQDEIGNLVQPIVEGTAEIVVADRQTATIEHFSGFKKLMQRFGSWVVNRAAGTDVPDAPSGFRAYSKYSLIQLNVVTRFSYTMETIIQAGYKRLAITSIPIRTNPKTRESRLFKNIWQHMFQSGSAIVRAYLMYRPYVLFATLSAVFGVAGLIPFVRYLVLTLGGVAGDHIQSLLIGAVLLTGALLSIALGVIADLIRITRLLQERSLEAHKQLLIEAAARRRAGEL; translated from the coding sequence ATGAAAGTCTTCGTCCAGATCCCCTGCCTCAACGAGGAGGAGACCCTCCCGCTGGTCCTGGAGAACATCCCGAGGTCGATCCCCGGTGTCGACGAGATCGAGATCCTGGTCATCGACGACGGGTCGACCGACCGCACCGTCGAGGTCGCGCGCGCCCACGGCGTCCGCCACTTCGTGCGGCACACGCGCAACATGGGGCTCGCGCAGTCGTTCCACGACGGGGTCGAGTACGCGCTCTCCCACGGCGCGGACATCGTGGTCAACACGGACGGCGACAACCAGTACCCGCAGGACGAGATCGGCAACCTCGTGCAGCCGATCGTCGAGGGCACTGCGGAGATCGTCGTGGCCGACCGCCAGACCGCCACGATCGAGCACTTCTCGGGCTTCAAGAAGCTCATGCAGCGCTTCGGCAGCTGGGTGGTCAACCGGGCGGCGGGCACGGACGTGCCGGATGCCCCGAGCGGCTTCCGCGCGTACTCGAAGTACTCGCTCATCCAGCTCAACGTCGTGACGCGGTTCAGCTACACGATGGAGACGATCATCCAGGCCGGGTACAAGCGGCTGGCGATCACGAGCATCCCGATCCGCACGAACCCGAAGACGCGCGAGTCGCGGCTCTTCAAGAACATCTGGCAGCACATGTTCCAGTCGGGCTCGGCGATCGTGCGCGCGTACCTGATGTACCGGCCCTACGTGCTGTTCGCGACGCTCAGCGCCGTGTTCGGGGTCGCGGGGCTCATCCCGTTCGTCCGCTACCTGGTGCTGACCCTCGGCGGGGTCGCCGGCGACCACATCCAGTCGCTGCTGATCGGCGCGGTGCTCCTGACGGGGGCCCTCCTGTCGATCGCGCTCGGCGTCATCGCCGACCTGATCCGGATCACGCGACTGCTGCAGGAGCGCTCGCTCGAGGCGCACAAGCAGCTGCTCATCGAGGCCGCGGCACGGCGACGGGCCGGGGAGCTCTGA
- a CDS encoding glycosyltransferase, translating into MPSVSVALCTRNGAAHVRQQLESIARQRVAQADWVVSDDDSSDDTLAFVADASAALPHDVRILRNDPPLGVTANFEQAMAATTGDLIALSDQDDVWHPDKLSRMVAEFDRRPALLLLASDARLVDADGVPTGELLLDTLYVSADDRARIHAGGAWDVQLRRNVLTGATMLLRRELLDLARPFPASWVHDEWLATIAAAVGEVDVLEEPLIDYRQHGGNQIGAESLGLAGRMRRLREPRDARNARLLARARALAERLPALPGVSPERAGHARDKLAHEQARSALPASRLRRIAPVLREWRTGRYARHGLGAQDILRDLVQPVG; encoded by the coding sequence GTGCCCAGCGTGTCCGTCGCCCTCTGCACGCGCAACGGCGCTGCGCACGTCCGGCAGCAACTCGAGTCGATCGCCCGGCAGCGGGTCGCGCAGGCCGACTGGGTCGTGTCCGACGACGACTCGTCCGACGACACGCTCGCGTTCGTCGCCGACGCGTCGGCGGCACTGCCCCACGACGTGCGCATCCTCCGCAACGACCCGCCCCTCGGCGTGACCGCGAACTTCGAGCAGGCCATGGCCGCCACGACCGGGGACCTGATCGCGCTGAGCGACCAGGACGATGTGTGGCACCCGGACAAGCTCTCCCGCATGGTCGCCGAGTTCGACCGCCGGCCGGCGCTCCTGCTGCTGGCGAGCGACGCGCGCCTGGTGGACGCCGACGGCGTGCCCACGGGGGAGCTGCTGCTCGACACCCTGTACGTGAGCGCGGACGACCGCGCGCGCATCCACGCCGGCGGCGCGTGGGACGTGCAGCTGCGGCGCAACGTCCTGACGGGCGCGACCATGCTGCTGCGCCGCGAGCTGCTCGACCTCGCGCGTCCGTTCCCCGCGTCGTGGGTGCACGACGAGTGGCTCGCCACCATCGCCGCGGCGGTGGGGGAGGTCGACGTGCTCGAGGAGCCGCTGATCGACTACCGGCAGCACGGCGGCAACCAGATCGGCGCGGAGTCGCTCGGCCTCGCGGGTCGGATGCGCCGCCTGCGCGAGCCGCGCGACGCCCGGAACGCGCGGCTGCTGGCCCGCGCCCGCGCCCTCGCCGAGCGGCTGCCCGCGCTCCCCGGCGTCTCGCCGGAGCGCGCCGGCCATGCACGCGACAAGCTGGCGCACGAGCAGGCGCGGTCCGCGCTGCCGGCGTCGCGCCTGCGCAGGATCGCCCCAGTCCTGCGCGAGTGGCGCACCGGGCGCTACGCCCGCCACGGGCTGGGCGCGCAGGACATCCTGCGCGACCTCGTGCAGCCGGTCGGCTGA
- a CDS encoding ABC transporter permease — protein MSAQDRFARLAREPMVNAGGGESPVQSLRSILGQREMLALLVRRDLKARYKDSALGVVWTLVRPLTQLLIYYIVIGQFLGAERGIPQFAIYVFTGLTAYGLFSEIVSGGTSSIVSNSGLVKKVYLPREIFPLASVGSALFNFGIQLIILILATIVLGNPPLHLDLVYFVPATLVLVGFGTALGLLLAATNVYLRDLQYLVEVLLMIMLWASPIVYSWGMVRDYLGAGVALDVYTSNPVTLAVLGFQKAFWVAGAEAGAPSPDDLMLRLWITVAISAVLIVLFQRVFARLQGNFAQEL, from the coding sequence ATGAGCGCCCAGGACCGTTTCGCGCGCCTCGCACGCGAACCCATGGTGAACGCCGGCGGCGGCGAGAGCCCCGTGCAGTCGCTCCGGTCGATCCTCGGCCAGCGGGAGATGCTCGCGCTGCTCGTGCGGCGCGACCTCAAGGCACGGTACAAGGACAGCGCGCTCGGCGTGGTCTGGACGCTGGTGCGCCCGCTCACGCAGCTGCTCATCTACTACATCGTCATCGGCCAGTTCCTCGGCGCCGAGCGGGGCATCCCCCAGTTCGCGATCTACGTGTTCACCGGGCTCACCGCGTACGGGCTGTTCAGCGAGATCGTCTCAGGCGGCACGTCGTCGATCGTCTCCAACAGCGGTCTGGTCAAGAAGGTCTACCTGCCGAGGGAGATCTTCCCCCTCGCGAGCGTCGGGTCCGCGCTGTTCAACTTCGGCATCCAGCTGATCATCCTGATCCTGGCGACCATCGTGCTCGGGAATCCGCCGCTGCACTTGGACCTGGTCTACTTCGTCCCGGCGACGCTGGTCCTGGTCGGGTTCGGCACCGCGCTCGGGCTCCTGCTCGCCGCGACCAACGTGTACCTCCGCGACCTGCAGTACCTCGTCGAGGTGCTGCTCATGATCATGCTCTGGGCCTCGCCGATCGTGTACTCGTGGGGCATGGTCCGCGACTACCTCGGCGCCGGCGTCGCGCTCGACGTCTACACCAGCAATCCCGTCACCCTCGCGGTCCTCGGCTTCCAGAAGGCGTTCTGGGTCGCGGGCGCCGAGGCAGGCGCTCCCTCCCCCGACGACCTCATGCTGCGCCTCTGGATCACCGTCGCGATCAGCGCGGTGCTCATCGTCCTCTTCCAGCGGGTCTTCGCGAGGCTCCAGGGCAACTTCGCGCAGGAGCTCTGA
- a CDS encoding glycosyltransferase family 2 protein, translating into MSDGPRRVAAWIDAAGHGDADIDEMVASLVAAGLAAEDIHVVVPEPEAGARPDGVAVVTADAVELDRTWRASDAEFLMLVRRGRAVPEAVTRVTTFLDRFPEIDVVYGDSVTVQDASPLTRPRFSPLRLRSNDYLGPIVVVRRTVLERLGGFRHEARRAQVLDLVLRADEAGLTVALDPEILAREDLADVDFASSEAAQLRVVRDHLERSGARAEIESVRPYIRRLRYGIVGDPTVSIVIPTRGGSAHVAGSDRVLVVEAIRGIVERSTYRNLEFVVVCDRETPDTVVDELRSLCGDRLRIVLWDAPFNFSAKMNRGAAAATGDYLLLLNDDVEVVTDDWIETMLGLAQQRGVGMVGAMLYFEDSTIQHAGQVYTGGVAGHAAFGWPGGRDDVLGSLVTDHEVSGVTAACALVARDVYAEVGGFTLALPGNYNDVDLNMKIRQTGRSIVFTPWARLYHFESKSRDPRILPTDIETLQSRWLRRMQVEMYSRMLF; encoded by the coding sequence TTGAGCGACGGACCCCGCCGGGTGGCGGCGTGGATCGACGCTGCCGGTCACGGTGACGCCGACATCGACGAGATGGTGGCGTCGCTCGTCGCTGCGGGCCTGGCCGCCGAGGACATCCACGTCGTCGTGCCGGAGCCCGAGGCCGGCGCCCGGCCGGACGGCGTCGCCGTCGTCACCGCCGACGCCGTGGAGCTCGACCGGACGTGGCGGGCCTCCGACGCCGAGTTCCTGATGCTCGTCCGCCGAGGTCGCGCGGTGCCCGAGGCGGTGACCCGCGTCACGACGTTCCTCGACCGCTTCCCCGAGATCGACGTCGTGTACGGGGACTCCGTGACCGTGCAGGACGCGAGCCCACTCACGCGCCCCCGGTTCTCGCCGCTGCGCCTCCGCAGCAACGACTACCTCGGGCCGATCGTCGTCGTGCGACGCACGGTGCTCGAGCGGCTCGGCGGGTTCCGCCACGAGGCGCGCCGCGCGCAGGTGCTCGACCTCGTCCTGCGGGCCGACGAGGCGGGCCTCACGGTCGCGCTGGACCCCGAGATCCTGGCGCGCGAGGACCTCGCCGACGTGGACTTCGCCTCGAGCGAGGCGGCGCAGCTGCGGGTCGTGCGCGACCACCTCGAGCGAAGCGGCGCGAGGGCCGAGATCGAATCGGTGCGTCCGTACATCCGCCGGTTGCGGTACGGGATCGTCGGCGATCCGACGGTCTCGATCGTGATCCCGACCCGCGGTGGCTCGGCCCACGTCGCCGGGTCGGACCGGGTACTGGTGGTGGAGGCGATCCGCGGAATCGTCGAGCGCTCCACCTACCGCAACCTCGAGTTCGTGGTGGTGTGCGACCGCGAGACCCCGGACACGGTGGTCGACGAACTCCGATCGCTCTGCGGCGATCGGCTGCGCATCGTGCTGTGGGATGCCCCGTTCAACTTCAGCGCGAAGATGAACCGCGGCGCGGCGGCGGCGACCGGCGACTACCTCCTGCTGCTCAACGACGACGTCGAGGTGGTCACCGACGACTGGATCGAGACGATGCTCGGACTCGCCCAGCAGCGCGGCGTGGGCATGGTGGGCGCCATGCTCTACTTCGAGGACTCGACCATCCAGCATGCCGGACAGGTCTACACGGGCGGCGTCGCCGGCCACGCCGCCTTCGGCTGGCCCGGCGGGCGGGACGACGTGCTCGGGTCGCTCGTGACCGACCACGAGGTCTCGGGCGTCACGGCGGCGTGTGCGCTCGTCGCGCGCGACGTGTACGCGGAGGTCGGCGGGTTCACGCTCGCCCTCCCCGGCAACTACAACGACGTCGACCTCAACATGAAGATCCGGCAGACCGGTCGGTCCATCGTGTTCACTCCCTGGGCGCGGCTGTACCACTTCGAGTCGAAGTCCCGCGATCCGCGCATCCTCCCCACCGACATCGAGACCCTGCAGTCGCGGTGGCTTCGGCGGATGCAGGTCGAGATGTACTCGCGCATGCTCTTCTGA
- a CDS encoding ABC transporter ATP-binding protein — translation MAGRPDTIALDERPDVVDVADVSKRFVIRKDNSLKERLVTFGRAGRRHREDFWALRDIALTLKAGTTVGLIGHNGSGKSTLLKVIGGIIDPTSGSVRRRGRIAALLELGAGFHPDLTGRENVFLNASILGLSQRETEERFDDILEFSGIGEFIDTQVKFYSSGMYVRLAFAVAVHTDPDILLVDEVLAVGDEAFQRKCLDKIRSFQQDGRTIVLVTHNLGQVTELCDRAVLLHHGNVVHDGDPATSVEKFRDLLEQDRRAHDAEKGIAEHADGRILEVVAHAVGREVGEQFQPGDTLSIRVTLEHPTGLDDWSCGVQVVTPLGPHVYGTSTRLMGVETTHLRERRTIEFLIDDLRLGGGQYFVHASLMDATKRHLFDAVQATSFTVPVTRRYTGSIDAQPSFVDHGD, via the coding sequence ATGGCCGGCCGACCCGACACCATCGCGCTCGACGAACGCCCCGACGTCGTCGATGTCGCCGACGTCAGCAAGCGCTTCGTGATCCGCAAGGACAACTCGCTGAAGGAGCGCCTCGTCACGTTCGGCCGCGCCGGCCGACGCCACCGCGAGGACTTCTGGGCGCTCCGCGACATCGCGCTCACGCTCAAGGCGGGCACGACCGTCGGGCTCATCGGTCACAACGGCTCGGGCAAGAGCACGCTGCTCAAGGTCATCGGCGGCATCATCGACCCCACGTCCGGATCGGTCCGGCGACGTGGACGGATCGCGGCGCTCCTCGAACTCGGCGCGGGCTTCCACCCCGACCTCACCGGCCGCGAGAACGTCTTCCTGAACGCGTCCATCCTCGGGCTCAGCCAGCGCGAGACCGAGGAGCGCTTCGACGACATCCTCGAGTTCTCCGGCATCGGGGAGTTCATCGACACGCAGGTGAAGTTCTACTCCTCGGGCATGTACGTGCGCCTCGCCTTCGCGGTGGCGGTGCACACCGACCCCGACATCCTGCTCGTCGACGAGGTGCTGGCCGTCGGCGACGAGGCGTTCCAGCGCAAGTGCCTCGACAAGATCCGCTCGTTCCAGCAGGACGGCCGCACGATCGTGCTCGTCACGCACAACCTCGGCCAGGTCACCGAGCTCTGCGACCGAGCGGTGCTGCTGCATCACGGCAACGTCGTGCACGACGGCGACCCGGCGACGAGCGTGGAGAAGTTCCGCGACCTGCTCGAACAGGACCGCCGCGCCCACGACGCCGAGAAGGGCATCGCGGAGCACGCCGACGGGCGCATCCTCGAGGTCGTCGCGCACGCCGTGGGCCGCGAGGTCGGCGAGCAGTTCCAGCCGGGCGACACGCTCTCGATCCGGGTCACGCTGGAGCATCCGACCGGCCTCGACGACTGGTCGTGCGGCGTGCAGGTGGTCACTCCGCTCGGGCCCCACGTGTACGGCACGTCGACCCGGCTCATGGGCGTCGAGACCACGCACCTGCGCGAGCGCCGCACGATCGAGTTCCTCATCGACGACCTCCGCCTCGGCGGCGGGCAGTACTTCGTGCACGCGTCGCTCATGGACGCGACCAAGCGCCACCTGTTCGACGCCGTGCAGGCCACCTCGTTCACGGTGCCGGTGACGCGCAGGTACACGGGATCGATCGACGCGCAGCCGAGCTTCGTGGACCATGGCGACTGA
- a CDS encoding glycosyltransferase, with protein MPEPKTTRDARARGTGDASAPRILAVVPLYRPDERVVGNLIALAAQVDAVHAVDDGSGSAADAVVEELSGHGIRVLRLERNAGIAAALNAGVRAALDDGADYVVNTDQDTLLPEGYVAACLATFAKANPVTRLGIVCTDAVNGAPSIPTWRSPEGIGLVPEAIQSGFVISRECLEGAGLFDERLVIDCVDTEFCLRVRAHGFRIAVADGTDIAHELGEMVPYRPFGVRRRNRNGTFEYQYHSPFRQYYITRNNVDMVFRYFRTHRRWTLAVVKRQTGPGIDAILSGPHRFRHTVAIAAGGVHGLLRIRGPVPAGLGRFLRGA; from the coding sequence GTGCCAGAGCCGAAGACGACCCGCGACGCCCGTGCCCGCGGGACCGGGGACGCGAGCGCCCCGCGCATCCTCGCCGTGGTCCCGCTGTACCGTCCCGACGAGCGCGTCGTCGGGAACCTCATCGCGCTCGCCGCGCAGGTGGATGCGGTCCATGCCGTCGACGACGGATCGGGTTCGGCGGCGGATGCGGTGGTCGAGGAACTCTCCGGGCACGGCATCCGCGTGCTCCGGCTCGAGCGCAACGCGGGCATCGCTGCGGCGCTGAACGCGGGCGTGCGCGCCGCGCTCGACGACGGTGCCGACTACGTGGTGAACACCGACCAGGACACGCTCCTGCCGGAAGGGTACGTCGCCGCGTGCCTGGCCACCTTCGCCAAGGCGAATCCCGTCACGCGCCTCGGCATCGTCTGCACCGACGCCGTGAACGGCGCCCCCTCGATCCCGACCTGGCGCTCCCCCGAGGGCATCGGGCTGGTTCCCGAGGCGATCCAGTCCGGCTTCGTGATCTCCCGCGAGTGCCTCGAGGGCGCCGGGCTGTTCGACGAACGCCTGGTCATCGACTGCGTGGACACCGAGTTCTGCCTGCGGGTACGCGCCCACGGCTTCCGCATCGCCGTCGCCGACGGCACCGACATCGCCCACGAGCTCGGCGAGATGGTGCCGTACCGCCCGTTCGGCGTCCGCCGGCGCAACCGCAACGGCACGTTCGAGTACCAGTACCACTCGCCATTCCGTCAGTACTACATCACGCGGAACAACGTCGACATGGTCTTCCGCTACTTCCGCACCCATCGCCGCTGGACGCTGGCGGTCGTCAAGCGCCAGACCGGACCGGGGATCGACGCGATCCTCAGCGGGCCGCACCGCTTCCGGCACACCGTCGCGATCGCCGCGGGCGGGGTGCACGGGCTCCTGCGCATCCGGGGGCCCGTGCCCGCCGGGCTCGGCAGGTTCCTCCGGGGCGCCTGA
- a CDS encoding glycosyltransferase family 2 protein, giving the protein MATEAMPGSSVLVVTVAYHSSDTIAGFLASVPHALGSARADVVVADNASADADRTRGVVESAGASFVALPENLGYGAGIDAGIDAAAGAHEYLLIANPDLVLHEGAVARLIDAAQRHPDAAALGPRILAEDGSTYPSARRFPALGTGIGHAVLSAFAPGNRFSRRYRADDDYEHERTADWLSGSCLLVRADAYRAVGGFDHRFFMYFEDVDLGRRLVDAGWRNVYVPDAVATHLGARSTSTNPRAMLHEHHRSAYRYLSLRYPHWYQAPLRWALRAALAVRARWETRGMR; this is encoded by the coding sequence ATGGCGACTGAGGCGATGCCCGGGTCGTCGGTCCTCGTGGTGACCGTCGCCTATCACTCGAGCGACACCATCGCCGGTTTCCTCGCCTCGGTGCCCCACGCGCTCGGGTCGGCGCGCGCCGACGTGGTCGTCGCCGACAACGCATCGGCCGACGCCGACCGCACTCGCGGGGTCGTGGAGTCGGCCGGAGCCTCCTTCGTGGCGCTGCCGGAGAACCTCGGCTACGGCGCGGGCATCGACGCGGGCATCGACGCGGCCGCCGGAGCCCACGAGTACCTCCTCATCGCGAACCCCGACCTCGTGCTGCACGAGGGGGCCGTCGCCCGCCTGATCGACGCGGCGCAGCGGCATCCGGACGCCGCCGCCCTCGGCCCGCGCATCCTGGCCGAGGACGGCAGCACCTACCCCTCCGCCCGCCGCTTCCCCGCACTCGGCACCGGCATCGGGCACGCAGTGCTCTCGGCGTTCGCACCCGGCAACCGGTTCAGCCGGCGCTACCGCGCCGACGACGACTACGAGCACGAGCGCACCGCCGACTGGCTGTCGGGTTCGTGCCTGCTCGTGCGCGCGGATGCGTACCGCGCCGTCGGCGGCTTCGACCACCGCTTCTTCATGTACTTCGAGGACGTCGACCTGGGCCGCCGCCTCGTCGACGCCGGGTGGCGCAACGTCTACGTGCCCGACGCCGTGGCGACCCACCTGGGCGCCCGGTCGACATCGACCAACCCGCGCGCCATGCTGCACGAGCACCACCGGAGTGCGTACCGATACCTGTCCCTGCGCTACCCGCACTGGTACCAGGCCCCGCTGCGATGGGCGCTGCGCGCCGCGCTCGCCGTCCGCGCCCGCTGGGAGACCCGAGGAATGCGATGA
- a CDS encoding glycosyltransferase family protein encodes MTSTELPINTTQSELYRRLAAGEYAEGPRGTVAFCVSTDDLDEGKGDVYVALGLAKYLQRLGWGVRLWPARNWCDPVPKVDVAIAMIESFVPGLVDEHTSVVAWVRNWTERWVELPYLDVFDGIWASSEASAAALRERSGHPVEVVPIAVDLELFAPADDPVEVRFAAMTTVNFWGAEREIMDAIDGLTGPTSVMWFGANGEHLRLPRHAEHGGILDFFALPSAYAASSVVLDDVIGPAKAYGNHNSRLFESIAAGALPVTNARTGLAELGLADVPVYSDSATLDAALDAATGTAGPELAATLREVVRARHSYERRAETLDPVLAGLRERAARGTRRPSALLAWVAGLQADLMRAERERDEFLADARAVGTERNELRGRLDAVEAELDGVRAALDGITSARTYPAYDRLRRAYARLRELAGRD; translated from the coding sequence GTGACCTCGACAGAACTCCCCATCAACACGACGCAGTCGGAGCTGTACCGCCGGCTCGCCGCCGGCGAGTACGCCGAGGGGCCCCGGGGCACGGTCGCCTTCTGCGTGTCGACCGACGACCTCGACGAGGGCAAGGGCGACGTCTATGTCGCACTCGGCCTGGCGAAGTACCTGCAGCGGCTCGGCTGGGGCGTGCGGCTGTGGCCGGCACGGAACTGGTGCGACCCGGTCCCGAAGGTGGACGTCGCGATCGCGATGATCGAGTCGTTCGTCCCGGGACTCGTCGACGAGCACACCTCCGTCGTGGCATGGGTGCGGAACTGGACCGAGCGGTGGGTCGAGCTGCCCTACCTCGATGTCTTCGACGGCATCTGGGCCTCCTCCGAGGCGTCGGCGGCCGCGCTGCGCGAGCGGAGCGGGCATCCGGTCGAGGTGGTGCCCATCGCCGTGGACCTCGAGCTCTTCGCGCCGGCGGACGACCCGGTCGAGGTGCGCTTCGCCGCCATGACCACGGTGAACTTCTGGGGCGCCGAGCGCGAGATCATGGACGCGATCGACGGGCTGACCGGCCCGACGTCGGTCATGTGGTTCGGAGCGAACGGCGAGCACCTCCGTCTCCCGCGCCACGCCGAGCACGGCGGCATCCTCGACTTCTTCGCCCTGCCGTCGGCCTATGCGGCCTCCTCGGTGGTGCTGGACGACGTCATCGGGCCCGCCAAGGCGTACGGCAACCACAACAGCCGCCTGTTCGAGTCGATCGCCGCGGGCGCGCTCCCGGTGACGAACGCGCGCACCGGACTCGCCGAGCTCGGACTCGCCGACGTGCCCGTGTACTCCGACTCGGCCACCCTGGACGCCGCGCTCGACGCCGCCACCGGCACCGCCGGCCCCGAGCTGGCGGCGACGCTGCGGGAGGTGGTCCGCGCGCGGCACTCCTACGAGCGCCGCGCGGAGACGCTCGACCCCGTGCTCGCCGGCCTGCGCGAGCGGGCGGCGCGCGGCACGCGACGGCCTTCGGCGCTGCTGGCATGGGTGGCGGGCCTCCAGGCGGACCTCATGCGCGCCGAGCGCGAGCGCGACGAGTTCCTCGCCGACGCACGCGCGGTCGGGACGGAGCGCAACGAGCTGCGGGGCCGCCTCGACGCCGTGGAGGCGGAGCTCGACGGCGTGCGCGCCGCGCTCGACGGCATCACGTCGGCGCGCACCTATCCCGCATACGACCGGCTGCGGCGCGCCTACGCACGACTGCGCGAACTCGCCGGCCGCGACTGA